One window of the Xiphophorus couchianus chromosome 12, X_couchianus-1.0, whole genome shotgun sequence genome contains the following:
- the suds3 gene encoding sin3 histone deacetylase corepressor complex component SDS3 isoform X2: MTTLQDTEDASETDLAKHDEEDYVEIKEQMYQDKLASLKRQLQQLQEGSLQEYQKRMKKLDQQYKERLRNAELFLHLETEQVERNYIKEKKAAVKEFDDKKVELKENLIAELEEKKKMIENEKLTMELTGDSMEVKPIMTRKLRRRPNDPVPIPDKRRKPAPAQLNYLLTDEQIMEDLRTLNKLKSPKRPVSPSSPEHVPSAPVENPSQRYEARIEEGKLYYDKRWYHKSQAIYLESKDNTKISCVISSVGTNEIWVRKTSDSTKMRIYLGQLQRGTFVIRRRSAA, translated from the exons ATGACAACACTACAAG ACACAGAAGATGCAAGTGAGACAGATCTTGCCAAACATGATGAGGAGGACTATGTGGAAATCAAGGAACA aatgTACCAGGATAAGCTGGCCTCATTAAAAAGACAGCTGCAACAGCTGCAGGAAG GTAGTCTGCAGGAATATCAGAAAAGGATGAAGAAGTTGGACCAGCAATACAAAGAGAGACTTCGAAATGCAG agTTGTTTCTTCACCTTGAG ACAGAACAGGTGGAGAGGAActacataaaagaaaagaaggcaGCAGTGAAGGAGTTTGATGATAAAAAAGTtgaactgaaagaaaacctaATCGCAGAgctggaggaaaagaaaaagatgattGAAAATGAGAAGTTAACaatggagctaacaggtg ACTCGATGGAGGTGAAACCCATCATGACGAGGAAGCTGAGGAGGCGACCCAATGATCCAGTACCAATCCCAGACAAGCGAAGAAAACCGGCACCAG CTcagctaaattatttattaacagATGAGCAGATAATGGAAGACCTAAGAACACTTAATAAG ctaaAGTCACCGAAACGGCCAG TCTCTCCTTCGTCTCCTGAGCATGTTCCCTCCGCTCCCGTGGAGAACCCCTCCCAGCGTTACGAGGCCCGCATTGAGGAAGGGAAACTTTACTACGATAAAAGATG GTACCATAAGAGTCAAGCCATTTACCTGGAATCAAAGGATAACACAAAGATTAGCTGTGTCATCAGCTCAGTTGGGACCAATGAG ATTTGGGTGAGGAAGACGAGCGACAGTACAAAGATGAGGATCTACCTAGGGCAGCTGCAGAGAGGAACATTTGTCATCCGTCGACGGTCTGCTGCGTGA
- the suds3 gene encoding sin3 histone deacetylase corepressor complex component SDS3 isoform X1: protein MASTLISPMVDYYNDEEELDSVDDDDDRSFRGRDSEEDTEDASETDLAKHDEEDYVEIKEQMYQDKLASLKRQLQQLQEGSLQEYQKRMKKLDQQYKERLRNAELFLHLETEQVERNYIKEKKAAVKEFDDKKVELKENLIAELEEKKKMIENEKLTMELTGDSMEVKPIMTRKLRRRPNDPVPIPDKRRKPAPAQLNYLLTDEQIMEDLRTLNKLKSPKRPVSPSSPEHVPSAPVENPSQRYEARIEEGKLYYDKRWYHKSQAIYLESKDNTKISCVISSVGTNEIWVRKTSDSTKMRIYLGQLQRGTFVIRRRSAA from the exons ATGGCTTCCACTTTGATTTCTCCTATGGTGGATTATTACAACGACGAAGAGGAGCTCGATAGCGTGGATGACGATGATGACCGGAGTTTCAGGGGAAGAGACTCAGAAGAAG ACACAGAAGATGCAAGTGAGACAGATCTTGCCAAACATGATGAGGAGGACTATGTGGAAATCAAGGAACA aatgTACCAGGATAAGCTGGCCTCATTAAAAAGACAGCTGCAACAGCTGCAGGAAG GTAGTCTGCAGGAATATCAGAAAAGGATGAAGAAGTTGGACCAGCAATACAAAGAGAGACTTCGAAATGCAG agTTGTTTCTTCACCTTGAG ACAGAACAGGTGGAGAGGAActacataaaagaaaagaaggcaGCAGTGAAGGAGTTTGATGATAAAAAAGTtgaactgaaagaaaacctaATCGCAGAgctggaggaaaagaaaaagatgattGAAAATGAGAAGTTAACaatggagctaacaggtg ACTCGATGGAGGTGAAACCCATCATGACGAGGAAGCTGAGGAGGCGACCCAATGATCCAGTACCAATCCCAGACAAGCGAAGAAAACCGGCACCAG CTcagctaaattatttattaacagATGAGCAGATAATGGAAGACCTAAGAACACTTAATAAG ctaaAGTCACCGAAACGGCCAG TCTCTCCTTCGTCTCCTGAGCATGTTCCCTCCGCTCCCGTGGAGAACCCCTCCCAGCGTTACGAGGCCCGCATTGAGGAAGGGAAACTTTACTACGATAAAAGATG GTACCATAAGAGTCAAGCCATTTACCTGGAATCAAAGGATAACACAAAGATTAGCTGTGTCATCAGCTCAGTTGGGACCAATGAG ATTTGGGTGAGGAAGACGAGCGACAGTACAAAGATGAGGATCTACCTAGGGCAGCTGCAGAGAGGAACATTTGTCATCCGTCGACGGTCTGCTGCGTGA